A genomic window from Paenibacillus sp. FSL K6-0276 includes:
- the sigH gene encoding RNA polymerase sporulation sigma factor SigH: protein MSVDLKEIMLSEYDFISDEDIVEAFRGGDSGALEHLINKYRNFVRAKARSYFLIGADREDIVQEGMIGLYKAIRDFKGDKLSSFKAFAELCITRQIITAIKTATRQKHIPLNSYVSLDKPIYDEDSDRTLMDVICGTQVLDPEELIINQEEFIGLEDKMAEILSDLERKVLMLYLDGRSYQEIAEDLKRHVKSIDNALQRVKRKLERYLEVRDN, encoded by the coding sequence GTGAGTGTCGACCTCAAGGAAATAATGCTGTCTGAGTATGATTTCATAAGTGATGAAGATATTGTCGAGGCTTTCCGTGGTGGCGACAGTGGCGCATTGGAACACTTAATTAATAAATACCGTAATTTTGTACGTGCTAAGGCCCGCTCTTATTTCTTGATCGGGGCAGACCGTGAAGATATTGTACAAGAAGGAATGATTGGTCTATATAAGGCTATTCGTGACTTTAAAGGTGACAAGCTCTCTTCATTCAAGGCATTTGCTGAGCTCTGCATTACACGACAGATTATAACCGCTATAAAGACGGCCACTCGTCAGAAGCATATTCCGCTCAATTCTTATGTTTCTTTGGACAAGCCCATTTATGATGAAGATTCCGACCGAACGCTTATGGATGTCATTTGTGGAACTCAGGTTCTAGATCCAGAAGAGCTAATTATTAATCAAGAAGAATTCATCGGACTTGAAGATAAGATGGCGGAGATTTTAAGTGACCTAGAGCGCAAGGTTCTGATGTTGTATTTAGACGGACGATCTTATCAGGAAATTGCTGAAGATCTTAAGCGGCATGTGAAGTCTATTGATAACGCTTTACAGCGAGTAAAGCGGAAATTAGAAAGATATCTAGAAGTACGTGACAATTAA
- a CDS encoding NYN domain-containing protein has translation MADWRDVLLVDGYNMIGGWPELAALSQIGMQEARDRLMDLLADYQAYSGRRVIAVFDAYRVPGLGRSFVQGKVQVFFTKEKETADECIERLVGEFSNRRRQIYVATSDFVEQHIIFAQGALRISARELLLEIQENQKQVKKAIEPGSISSTRHSLGDKLPPDVRSKLENWRRQ, from the coding sequence ATGGCCGACTGGCGCGATGTGCTGCTTGTGGACGGGTACAATATGATCGGTGGCTGGCCGGAACTTGCGGCACTGTCCCAGATTGGTATGCAGGAAGCACGCGACCGCTTGATGGATTTGCTGGCTGATTACCAGGCTTACTCTGGACGACGAGTTATTGCTGTCTTTGATGCATATCGCGTTCCGGGATTGGGAAGGTCATTTGTCCAGGGCAAAGTCCAGGTGTTTTTCACCAAGGAAAAAGAAACCGCAGATGAATGCATCGAGCGGCTGGTTGGGGAATTTAGCAACCGGCGCCGGCAGATCTATGTTGCAACGAGTGACTTTGTGGAGCAGCATATTATTTTTGCCCAAGGTGCACTGCGGATTTCTGCAAGAGAACTACTCCTAGAAATTCAGGAGAACCAGAAACAAGTAAAAAAGGCTATCGAACCGGGGAGTATCAGTTCTACACGTCATTCTTTGGGAGACAAGCTGCCTCCTGATGTGCGGAGTAAGCTGGAAAATTGGCGTAGGCAGTGA
- the rlmB gene encoding 23S rRNA (guanosine(2251)-2'-O)-methyltransferase RlmB: MEEDLKTEEEILAGKHSVLEALRAGRTLNKIWIAETAQKHLTAPIVAEARKAGIVIQHVDKRKLDQLAPGVQHQGVVAQAAPFAYVEVDDLLAAAEAKGEPAFLILLDEIEDPHNLGSILRTADCTGVHGVIVPKRRSAQITATVSKTSAGAVEYVPVARVTNLGQTIDRLKEQGVWVVGTDVDTDQNLFGSNIFTGPVAVVIGNENKGMGRLIREKCDVLLKLPMAGKINSLNASVAAGVIMYEVVRLRQQQG, encoded by the coding sequence ATGGAAGAAGATTTGAAGACAGAAGAGGAAATATTGGCTGGGAAGCATTCAGTGCTTGAGGCGCTTCGTGCTGGTCGTACATTAAATAAAATATGGATTGCAGAAACGGCTCAGAAGCATCTGACAGCACCAATCGTCGCCGAAGCACGTAAGGCGGGGATTGTCATTCAACATGTGGACAAGCGTAAGCTGGATCAACTCGCTCCAGGAGTGCAACATCAAGGGGTAGTTGCTCAAGCGGCACCTTTTGCCTATGTTGAGGTGGATGATCTGCTGGCTGCAGCAGAAGCCAAAGGAGAGCCCGCATTCTTAATTTTACTGGATGAGATTGAAGATCCACATAATCTGGGCTCCATTTTGCGGACAGCAGATTGTACTGGAGTACATGGGGTAATCGTACCTAAACGCCGTTCGGCTCAAATTACTGCTACCGTGTCCAAAACATCTGCAGGTGCCGTGGAATACGTTCCAGTTGCACGGGTCACAAATCTGGGTCAGACCATTGACCGTCTTAAAGAACAGGGAGTCTGGGTAGTAGGTACGGATGTGGATACAGATCAGAATCTGTTTGGATCTAATATTTTCACAGGACCGGTAGCTGTTGTAATCGGTAATGAGAATAAAGGGATGGGACGCCTGATTCGTGAGAAATGTGATGTGCTGCTCAAGCTGCCGATGGCCGGAAAGATCAATTCATTAAATGCCTCTGTCGCCGCAGGAGTCATTATGTATGAAGTGGTACGCCTTCGGCAACAGCAGGGATAA
- a CDS encoding Mini-ribonuclease 3 — protein sequence MSEERNFQNGWFPYEPSKPARLLSPIVLAYVGDAIYEVSVRQYLVSLPNLRPNHLHRSATGLVSAKAQCAILVFLEPILTEEEKDVARQGRNAKSGSIPKNADVLEYRHATAFECLIGYLYYTGQQERIQEIVHSGIQFMLNQP from the coding sequence ATGAGCGAGGAACGCAATTTTCAGAACGGATGGTTTCCTTACGAACCTTCCAAACCTGCGCGACTCCTCTCGCCAATCGTGCTTGCCTATGTAGGAGATGCTATTTACGAAGTTTCGGTTCGCCAGTATTTAGTATCTCTTCCGAATTTGCGCCCAAACCATTTGCATCGCTCTGCTACAGGACTTGTATCCGCTAAGGCACAGTGTGCAATTCTGGTTTTTTTGGAGCCAATTCTCACAGAAGAGGAAAAAGATGTCGCCCGTCAGGGGAGAAATGCTAAATCGGGAAGTATTCCTAAGAATGCGGATGTGCTTGAATACCGTCATGCTACTGCTTTTGAGTGCCTGATTGGTTACTTGTACTACACAGGTCAACAGGAGAGAATACAAGAAATTGTACACAGTGGAATACAGTTTATGTTGAATCAGCCTTGA
- the cysS gene encoding cysteine--tRNA ligase codes for MALQIYNTMTRSKEQFVPQESGKVKMYVCGPTVYGYMHIGNARPIIVFDMVRNYLEQLGNEVRYVTNFTDVDDKLIRKAEEMNTSVAEVAEIFIDAYREDLEGLGVKPATLNPRVTESMELIIEFIKELEEKGYAYESGGDVYYRTSKFEDYGKLSRQNLDELQFGIRVEVDSRKEKPEDFVLWKAAKPGEVYWQSPWGNGRPGWHIECSAMAREFLGDTIDIHGGGQDLQFPHHECECAQTEALTGKPLSNYWMHNGFINIGDEKMSKSLGNGWLVKDIRKQFKAGTIRYFMLSTHYRNPLNFSVDSMTSAEKSVERISFAESNVKHRLELAAEGAKGEVSLEINDKLSAIVANFHARMQDDFNTPDAITAMFDWVSLANHTLANNEAAPADFAALLQAFGEMNAVLRLTPELEEEIASEEVERLIAERVEARKNKNWSRSDEIRDELGRLGILLEDTPQGMRWRRK; via the coding sequence ATGGCTTTACAAATTTACAACACAATGACACGCAGCAAGGAGCAGTTTGTGCCCCAGGAGTCGGGCAAAGTGAAAATGTACGTATGTGGTCCAACTGTTTATGGATATATGCATATCGGAAATGCTAGACCTATTATTGTCTTTGATATGGTCCGGAATTATTTGGAGCAACTTGGCAATGAAGTACGTTATGTTACGAATTTCACGGATGTAGATGATAAACTGATACGCAAAGCAGAAGAAATGAACACTTCAGTAGCTGAGGTTGCGGAGATTTTCATTGATGCCTATCGTGAGGATCTCGAAGGGCTTGGAGTAAAACCAGCGACTTTGAATCCGCGGGTAACTGAAAGCATGGAGCTGATCATTGAATTCATAAAAGAGCTTGAGGAAAAAGGGTATGCATACGAGAGTGGTGGCGATGTATACTACCGTACTTCTAAATTTGAAGACTATGGTAAACTGTCTCGTCAGAATCTAGATGAATTGCAGTTTGGTATTCGCGTGGAGGTTGATTCACGTAAAGAGAAACCTGAGGATTTTGTGCTGTGGAAAGCAGCAAAGCCAGGTGAAGTGTACTGGCAGAGCCCGTGGGGAAATGGACGCCCAGGCTGGCATATTGAATGCTCGGCCATGGCAAGAGAGTTCTTGGGAGATACGATCGACATCCACGGTGGTGGACAAGATTTGCAGTTCCCGCATCATGAATGCGAATGCGCTCAGACAGAAGCGCTGACAGGTAAGCCACTCTCTAATTACTGGATGCATAATGGATTTATCAACATCGGTGATGAGAAAATGTCAAAATCACTTGGTAACGGTTGGCTTGTTAAAGATATTCGTAAGCAATTTAAAGCAGGAACCATTCGCTATTTCATGCTATCGACACATTATCGCAATCCGTTGAACTTCTCGGTGGATTCAATGACTTCAGCCGAAAAGAGCGTAGAACGTATCTCATTTGCAGAAAGTAACGTTAAGCATCGTCTTGAACTTGCTGCTGAAGGTGCTAAAGGTGAGGTGAGCTTAGAGATTAATGATAAGTTGTCTGCTATTGTGGCTAATTTTCATGCTAGAATGCAGGATGACTTTAATACCCCTGATGCGATCACCGCTATGTTTGATTGGGTGAGTCTTGCCAATCATACCCTTGCGAATAATGAGGCAGCCCCTGCTGATTTTGCTGCGCTGCTGCAAGCTTTTGGGGAAATGAATGCTGTGCTGCGTTTGACACCTGAGCTTGAAGAAGAGATAGCGAGTGAAGAAGTTGAACGGTTGATCGCGGAGCGGGTTGAAGCGCGTAAGAATAAGAATTGGAGCCGGTCTGATGAGATCCGTGATGAATTAGGTCGCTTGGGCATATTGCTTGAGGATACTCCCCAAGGAATGCGGTGGCGGCGTAAATGA
- the cysE gene encoding serine O-acetyltransferase, translating into MFKHIKSDIRAVFDNDPAARSWFEVVFTYAGLHAIWGHRIAHSFFKRRWYTMARMVSQFSRFMTGVEIHPGAVIGNRLFIDHGMGIVIGETCEIGDDVIIYQGVTLGGTGKEKGKRHPTVGNNVVIGSGAKVLGSFRIGDNSNIGSNAVVLREVPNNSTVVGNPGRVVKRNGERVSDRLDHTKMPDPLVDSLRFLQKEIEEIREKLGEEDKQKTAQRLVETQQYIGDYEI; encoded by the coding sequence ATGTTTAAGCATATTAAGTCGGACATTCGGGCTGTATTTGATAACGATCCTGCTGCCCGCAGCTGGTTCGAGGTTGTCTTCACATATGCAGGGTTGCACGCCATTTGGGGTCATCGGATTGCCCATTCTTTTTTCAAACGCCGCTGGTATACAATGGCCCGTATGGTCTCACAGTTTAGTAGATTTATGACCGGTGTTGAGATCCATCCCGGAGCCGTCATCGGAAACAGGCTGTTTATCGACCATGGTATGGGGATTGTTATTGGAGAAACCTGTGAAATCGGTGATGATGTTATTATCTATCAAGGCGTTACGCTCGGGGGAACAGGGAAAGAAAAAGGTAAGCGCCATCCCACAGTTGGCAACAATGTAGTTATTGGTTCTGGTGCGAAGGTATTAGGATCGTTTCGTATCGGCGACAATTCAAATATAGGTTCTAATGCGGTTGTGTTGCGTGAAGTACCGAATAACAGTACGGTAGTAGGGAATCCGGGTCGTGTAGTAAAACGTAACGGTGAACGTGTATCCGATCGTTTGGATCATACCAAGATGCCAGACCCGCTTGTGGATTCACTTCGCTTTCTGCAGAAAGAAATCGAAGAGATCAGAGAGAAGCTTGGCGAAGAAGATAAGCAAAAGACCGCACAGCGGCTGGTTGAAACTCAGCAGTATATTGGTGATTACGAAATCTAA
- the gltX gene encoding glutamate--tRNA ligase, with the protein MTDQVRVRYAPSPTGHLHIGNARTALFNYLFARNKGGKFIIRIEDTDVKRNVAGGEESQLKYLKWLGMDWDESVDVGGEYGPYRQTERLDLYRVYWQDLLDRGLAYRCYCTEEELEAEREEQTARGETPRYSGKHRNLTEEQRLAFEAEGRVASIRFRVPEDRTYAFDDLVKGSISFDTKEMGDFVIVKKDGIPTYNFAVAVDDHLMAITHVLRGEDHISNTPRQLMIYEALGWEPPLFGHMTLIVGDNHKKLSKRDESVIQFIEQYDELGYLPEALVNFISLLGWSPEGEEEIFSKEELISIFDADRLSKSPAVFDKHKLAHLNNHYIKHADPKRISALAIPHLQKAGRIPAELTEEQQVWAESLVALYQEQMTSASDIVELSELFFRSHLELETEAAQVLAESQVPEVLSAFLAKVEACQDFSASNMAVLIKEVQKETGHKGKALFMPIRVALTGQTHGRDLNITIALLGQNRVIERLKSQIKGA; encoded by the coding sequence ATGACGGATCAAGTCCGGGTGCGCTACGCACCGAGCCCTACGGGACATTTACATATAGGTAACGCCAGAACGGCGCTGTTTAACTATCTGTTCGCCCGTAATAAAGGCGGTAAATTCATTATCAGAATTGAAGATACAGACGTGAAGCGCAATGTCGCAGGCGGCGAAGAGAGCCAGCTTAAGTATTTAAAATGGCTCGGTATGGATTGGGATGAGAGTGTTGATGTTGGCGGAGAGTACGGACCTTACCGCCAGACTGAACGTCTGGATCTTTATCGTGTATACTGGCAGGATTTGCTGGATAGAGGTTTGGCTTACCGCTGCTACTGCACAGAGGAAGAACTAGAAGCGGAACGTGAAGAACAGACCGCTCGCGGAGAAACCCCTCGTTATTCCGGCAAACACCGTAATTTGACGGAAGAGCAGCGCCTTGCTTTTGAAGCTGAAGGACGAGTTGCGAGCATTCGCTTCCGTGTGCCCGAAGATCGTACGTATGCGTTTGATGATCTCGTAAAAGGCAGCATTTCTTTTGATACGAAAGAAATGGGTGACTTTGTTATTGTGAAGAAGGACGGAATTCCGACCTACAACTTTGCGGTAGCTGTTGATGATCATCTGATGGCTATTACCCATGTATTGCGTGGAGAAGATCATATTTCCAACACACCGCGCCAACTTATGATCTATGAAGCACTTGGCTGGGAACCACCTTTATTTGGTCACATGACACTTATTGTTGGCGACAACCATAAGAAGCTCAGTAAACGGGATGAATCGGTTATTCAGTTTATCGAGCAGTATGACGAATTGGGCTATTTGCCTGAGGCTTTGGTCAATTTCATTTCTCTCCTAGGCTGGTCGCCAGAGGGTGAAGAAGAAATTTTCAGTAAAGAAGAACTTATTTCTATTTTTGATGCGGACCGTTTGTCCAAAAGTCCGGCTGTATTCGATAAGCACAAGCTGGCGCATCTAAATAATCACTATATTAAGCATGCTGATCCTAAGCGGATCTCTGCGCTGGCTATTCCACATCTACAAAAGGCAGGAAGAATACCGGCCGAACTCACTGAAGAACAGCAAGTCTGGGCTGAAAGCCTTGTGGCGCTGTATCAAGAGCAGATGACATCTGCATCTGACATCGTGGAGCTATCGGAATTATTCTTCCGCAGTCATCTGGAGTTAGAAACGGAAGCGGCACAGGTTCTGGCTGAAAGCCAAGTGCCTGAAGTCTTGTCTGCTTTCCTAGCTAAGGTTGAAGCTTGTCAGGATTTCAGTGCTAGCAATATGGCTGTTCTGATCAAGGAAGTGCAGAAGGAAACAGGGCACAAAGGTAAAGCACTCTTTATGCCGATACGTGTGGCTTTGACCGGACAAACGCACGGACGTGATCTTAATATAACGATTGCTTTGCTCGGCCAAAACCGTGTCATCGAACGTTTGAAATCACAAATTAAAGGAGCTTAA
- the ispF gene encoding 2-C-methyl-D-erythritol 2,4-cyclodiphosphate synthase — MIAVGQGFDVHQLVEGRPCIIGGVTIPYEKGLVGHSDADVLLHAVSDAILGALGLGDIGRHFPDTDPAFKDADSLKLLEQVWTLARERGYKLGNIDSTIIAQKPKMAPYIPQMTEIIARALNADPSKVNVKATTTEQLGFAGRGEGIAAQSIVCLLQDVISS; from the coding sequence ATGATCGCTGTAGGACAAGGATTTGATGTACATCAACTGGTAGAGGGAAGGCCTTGTATTATTGGAGGAGTTACGATTCCTTATGAAAAAGGATTAGTGGGACATTCCGATGCAGATGTGCTACTGCACGCAGTAAGTGATGCGATTCTAGGCGCGCTTGGACTCGGTGATATTGGCAGACATTTTCCGGACACAGATCCAGCGTTTAAGGACGCTGATAGCTTGAAGCTATTAGAACAGGTGTGGACGCTTGCTCGCGAGCGTGGTTATAAGCTTGGAAATATCGATTCAACGATTATCGCCCAGAAGCCAAAGATGGCGCCATACATTCCGCAAATGACTGAGATTATCGCTCGTGCGCTTAATGCAGACCCGTCCAAGGTGAACGTTAAAGCTACGACTACTGAGCAACTCGGATTTGCTGGACGCGGTGAAGGAATTGCCGCACAATCTATTGTCTGTCTACTCCAAGATGTGATATCATCTTGA
- the ispD gene encoding 2-C-methyl-D-erythritol 4-phosphate cytidylyltransferase — protein sequence MSNSVGVVIVAAGRGTRMGTAESKQYLLLQGKPIIVHTLEVFQQHELISEIVLVTGQEDIERCREWIQLYKLDKVKAIIPGGSERQHSVHKGLLKLTTHWVMVHDGVRPFVQPNEIEACYERARQIGASVLAVPVKDTIKQVDNEGKVMSTPDRRSLWAIQTPQTFRLSELLEAYVAAERDGFLGTDDSSLAERAGIQVSVVEGSYRNIKITTPDDLDFAEFTERNRGEGQS from the coding sequence ATGTCAAACAGTGTGGGCGTCGTCATTGTGGCGGCAGGCAGAGGAACGCGAATGGGGACTGCGGAGAGCAAGCAATATCTGTTACTGCAGGGTAAACCGATTATCGTTCATACGCTGGAGGTATTTCAGCAGCACGAATTGATTTCTGAAATCGTGCTCGTAACCGGTCAAGAGGATATTGAGCGCTGCCGGGAATGGATACAGCTCTATAAGCTGGACAAGGTTAAGGCTATAATACCTGGTGGATCTGAGCGTCAGCATTCCGTGCATAAAGGATTGTTGAAACTTACGACACACTGGGTAATGGTGCATGATGGTGTTCGTCCGTTTGTGCAGCCGAATGAAATTGAGGCATGTTACGAGCGAGCGAGGCAGATCGGTGCTTCAGTTCTTGCTGTACCAGTCAAAGATACGATCAAACAGGTGGATAACGAAGGCAAAGTAATGTCTACGCCGGATCGGCGAAGTCTGTGGGCGATTCAAACCCCGCAGACTTTTCGTCTTTCTGAATTGCTGGAAGCCTATGTGGCGGCGGAGCGGGATGGGTTTCTAGGTACCGATGATTCCAGCTTGGCGGAGCGTGCCGGTATTCAGGTTTCTGTGGTGGAGGGAAGCTACAGAAATATTAAGATTACGACACCTGATGATTTGGATTTTGCAGAATTCACAGAAAGAAACAGGGGAGAGGGACAATCATGA
- a CDS encoding PIN/TRAM domain-containing protein has translation MWKKVILSFALICGAWSGFSLYHALERGFPKGMEKLGESLPVEGSILFTVLGAIIFLFAGSLCAEWGGSKLREAVLYCSRIPMNELAAGAAGLTGGLLLSLLLYPAMIWLGKAGQLLQVPVTLAFGYMGLRIGLEKKEELAALWTTGRWGQAAEPEGRGLEEHKILDTSVIIDGRIADICKTGFIEGTIVIPEFVLEELQHIADSSDLLKRNRGRRGLDILNKIQKELDVKVLIYEGDFEEISEVDSKLVKLAKVLRGKVVTNDFNLNKVCELQGVSVLNINDLANAVKPVVLPGEEIVVQVIKDGKEHGQGVAYLDDGTMIVVEGGREYIGTTMEVLVTSVLQTSAGRMIFAKPKLLEKAQ, from the coding sequence ATGTGGAAAAAAGTGATTTTGTCTTTTGCTTTAATATGTGGAGCTTGGTCTGGTTTTTCGCTGTACCATGCGCTCGAAAGAGGATTCCCCAAGGGAATGGAAAAGCTGGGTGAAAGTTTACCTGTAGAGGGAAGCATTTTATTTACGGTGCTGGGTGCCATTATTTTTTTGTTTGCGGGGTCTTTATGCGCGGAATGGGGAGGTTCAAAACTGCGGGAGGCGGTTCTGTACTGTTCGCGTATACCAATGAATGAATTGGCTGCCGGTGCAGCTGGGCTTACAGGGGGGCTGCTGCTGTCTCTTCTGTTATATCCTGCGATGATTTGGCTTGGAAAAGCTGGGCAGTTGCTGCAGGTACCGGTTACGTTAGCTTTCGGATATATGGGGCTGCGGATCGGTCTTGAGAAAAAAGAGGAACTAGCAGCACTTTGGACAACTGGACGCTGGGGGCAAGCGGCTGAGCCGGAAGGCCGTGGGCTGGAGGAGCATAAAATCCTCGATACAAGCGTTATTATTGATGGCCGGATCGCTGACATTTGTAAAACTGGATTTATTGAGGGAACGATTGTTATACCGGAATTCGTACTTGAGGAGCTCCAGCATATCGCAGATTCTTCAGATCTACTGAAACGAAATCGCGGACGGCGTGGACTTGATATTCTCAATAAAATTCAAAAAGAGCTCGATGTGAAGGTGTTAATCTATGAGGGGGATTTTGAAGAAATCTCTGAGGTGGATAGTAAGTTGGTGAAGTTAGCGAAGGTACTGCGAGGTAAAGTAGTTACCAATGACTTCAACTTGAATAAGGTATGCGAATTGCAGGGAGTCTCTGTCTTGAACATTAATGATCTTGCAAATGCCGTGAAGCCCGTAGTGCTGCCTGGAGAAGAAATTGTAGTACAGGTCATTAAGGATGGTAAAGAGCATGGACAAGGCGTAGCCTATTTAGACGATGGAACAATGATCGTTGTGGAAGGCGGACGGGAATATATCGGGACTACGATGGAGGTTCTCGTCACGAGTGTGCTTCAAACTTCAGCTGGACGGATGATATTTGCTAAGCCAAAGCTCTTGGAAAAAGCACAATAA
- the pssA gene encoding CDP-diacylglycerol--serine O-phosphatidyltransferase: protein MIQKSIPSLFTIGNLMLGMFGIMMAFDGKVSMAAIMVIIAMLLDGLDGRVARALKCESEFGKELDSLSDVVSFGVAPAVIMYVSSLHDLNSALAWTVTAIFPVFGALRLARFNVHPGVPGYFIGLPIPAAGGVLATLALFNKDVSAPFMIVATLLLSYLMVSTVKYPNFKKVGLPKKVVVGAPVVIIVAVAVAVVFPEEIAKLIFVLLGIYALYGFKQNIDRLTARRRHRRRRRSEDKVYHSKNG from the coding sequence ATGATACAAAAATCAATTCCGAGTCTTTTTACCATAGGTAACCTGATGCTCGGAATGTTTGGTATCATGATGGCGTTTGACGGTAAAGTTAGCATGGCCGCTATCATGGTTATTATTGCTATGCTGTTAGACGGATTGGATGGCCGGGTTGCTCGTGCACTTAAATGTGAGAGTGAATTTGGTAAGGAACTGGACTCTTTGTCTGATGTCGTTTCTTTTGGAGTAGCACCGGCTGTTATTATGTACGTCTCAAGCCTGCATGATTTAAATTCTGCATTAGCCTGGACAGTAACTGCAATTTTCCCGGTGTTTGGTGCATTGCGCCTTGCTCGGTTTAATGTTCACCCAGGGGTTCCTGGTTATTTCATCGGTTTGCCAATCCCTGCTGCTGGTGGTGTACTTGCCACATTAGCTCTTTTTAATAAAGATGTTTCTGCTCCGTTTATGATCGTGGCTACATTGCTCTTATCGTATTTGATGGTCAGCACTGTTAAATATCCTAATTTTAAGAAGGTCGGATTGCCTAAAAAAGTGGTTGTCGGAGCACCAGTAGTTATTATTGTTGCCGTGGCAGTTGCCGTTGTGTTCCCAGAGGAAATCGCTAAGCTAATCTTCGTCTTACTCGGAATTTACGCATTATATGGTTTTAAACAAAACATCGATCGATTGACAGCCAGACGCCGTCACCGTCGTAGAAGACGTTCAGAAGATAAAGTGTATCACTCGAAGAACGGTTAA
- the disA gene encoding DNA integrity scanning diadenylate cyclase DisA codes for MKEYSQLENMNDLLRLAAPGTPFREGLENVLRAKTGALIVVGYSPEVMEVVDGGFSINCDFSPNYLYELAKMDGAIILSEDLKRILYANTQLIPDSSISSIETGIRHRTAERVAKQTGKLVVSISQRRNIITLYQGSIRYALKEIGAILAKANQAIQTLEKYKAVLTQGLTNLSASEYEGIVTVAEVVGVIQRVEMVLRIKMEIKRYINELGNEGRLISMQMEELVGNTEEEAWLLYRDYAKEEQEDKIREIIAGLKRISDDDLMDDNHIARLLGYSSTAISSEEVVTPRGYRLLNKIPRLPNVIIHNLVERFEMLPNLMSASIAELDEVDGIGEVRARNIQDGLKRLQKQVLIDRQM; via the coding sequence ATGAAAGAATATAGCCAATTAGAGAATATGAATGATCTGCTCAGACTGGCGGCACCGGGAACACCTTTTCGGGAAGGTCTGGAGAATGTGTTGCGCGCTAAGACGGGAGCACTTATCGTCGTTGGGTATAGTCCTGAGGTGATGGAAGTAGTGGATGGAGGATTCTCCATTAACTGCGATTTTTCGCCCAATTATTTATATGAGCTCGCCAAAATGGACGGTGCCATTATTCTTAGTGAGGATTTGAAACGCATTTTGTATGCTAATACACAGCTTATTCCGGATTCCTCCATCTCTTCAATCGAGACAGGCATTCGTCACCGGACCGCGGAGCGCGTAGCGAAGCAAACGGGGAAGCTGGTGGTTTCCATTTCACAACGCCGCAATATCATTACTTTGTATCAAGGCTCAATCCGCTATGCTTTAAAAGAGATCGGCGCTATTTTGGCTAAGGCTAATCAAGCGATTCAGACCCTCGAAAAGTATAAAGCGGTTCTTACACAAGGGCTGACTAATTTATCTGCTTCGGAGTATGAGGGGATCGTAACTGTCGCCGAAGTGGTTGGGGTTATTCAGCGGGTAGAGATGGTTCTGCGTATCAAAATGGAAATTAAACGGTATATCAATGAACTGGGTAACGAAGGACGCTTAATCAGCATGCAGATGGAAGAACTGGTTGGAAATACAGAGGAAGAAGCATGGCTCCTTTACAGAGACTATGCTAAGGAAGAGCAAGAAGACAAAATTCGTGAAATTATTGCCGGTCTCAAACGTATTAGTGATGATGATCTAATGGATGACAACCATATCGCTCGATTGCTGGGCTACTCTTCTACGGCAATTTCTTCCGAAGAAGTGGTTACACCACGTGGATATCGTCTGCTTAACAAAATTCCGCGGCTTCCAAATGTGATCATTCATAATCTGGTGGAGCGGTTTGAAATGCTGCCTAATTTGATGTCTGCAAGCATAGCTGAACTGGATGAAGTGGACGGAATTGGGGAGGTGCGGGCTCGTAATATTCAGGATGGGCTCAAGCGTTTACAGAAGCAAGTTCTTATTGACAGGCAAATGTAA